In Micromonospora purpureochromogenes, a single window of DNA contains:
- a CDS encoding PD-(D/E)XK nuclease family protein produces MQGYRLVRRPAGPGPGEGRSAATVRGDRPAGGAIQGPDRAGAGVEGESRSAGSAVDGAHPGARLTDPLQAEIVGHTDGPMLIIGGPGTGKTSTLVEAVAARVAEGVDPERILVLTFARRQATDLRHRIEARIAGAGDLPENGRAGSSTAARPARVVREPLVRTFPAYAFGLLRRAAAERGEPSPRLLTGPEQDLIIRELLDVVGEEPGDDPIGWPEDLRPALRTRAFAGQLRDLLMRAAERGVGPVELARLGEKLGRADWPAAARFLREYVAVLALRDVANRGSIAYDPAELVRAATGMLLDDPELLAAERRRLAHVYVDELADTDPAQQELLAVIAGGGKPLVAFADPDSSTYAFRGADPAVVHTFPHRFRTASGAPAAQVVLTTSYRAGAGLLAATGRLARRLRGPAAHRALHPLPDAPPGTVQVRTFRSGTSESAWLAHALRSAHLLDGVPWSRMAVLVRSTNLHLPSLRRALHTAGVPTVVHGEDLPLHLQPAVAPLLLLLRCALEPDRLDEETAVALLHSPLGGADPLAERRLRQGLRALALAAGDRRPSGELIVEALRDPAELAAIDRRWVEPARTVAELLATARTAAATPGATAEDVLWAVWRASGLAERWAGAINRGRAATGEHETAQRWRAEAADRDLDAVMVLFDAAARFTDRLPGARTEVFLDHVLGQDLPADTLAASADRGEAVRLLTAHAAKGLEWDLVAVAGVQEGIWPDLRLRGSLLGSERLVDVLAGRADGAGTRASLVGQTSALLDEERRLFHVAVTRARRRLLVTAVASAAVGGDDHEEQPSRFLHELGTTEPPATGAGGPAPTHPVPGPKPTGPAPGSTPTGPALGLTPTDLTPTGSKATGRTADRPGDGAAAAVPAADRPGDRAAVTGPVADRPGDGAAANAPDRPGDRAARTGRVAPDRPGDGAALTASAATARPGATVSSAVDDDEPHQPGELPVGRPPRALTLSALVAELRTAVTDPAAPPARRRAAAAELARLAAAGIPGAHPDDWWGLRGLSDDRPLVDEGEPVRVTPSAMESALRCSLRWLLERHGGSGPASAAQGVGNLVHAAAMLAEDASADRTALLEYVAARFDAIELAARWMVGPERFRAEAMVDKLLRWLAGNPRRLLAIEHEFAVRLDDPTRPVELTGRVDRLEVDADGRLVVIDLKTGKSTAVTEREVAEHPQLGAYQAAVEAGAFAEFGEESGGAALVQLGTGAKDAKEQAQAAAGEGPEAGWATALVRRTADTMAAATFAAVANSKCRVCPVRTSCPVSGQGRQVVEPPTTRTPEDRP; encoded by the coding sequence GTGCAGGGGTACCGGCTGGTGCGTCGGCCTGCTGGACCGGGTCCGGGGGAGGGGCGGTCCGCCGCGACGGTTCGGGGGGACCGTCCAGCCGGCGGGGCGATCCAGGGACCCGACCGGGCAGGCGCCGGCGTCGAGGGGGAGTCGCGGTCCGCGGGGTCGGCGGTCGATGGCGCGCATCCCGGTGCCCGGCTGACCGACCCGCTCCAGGCGGAGATCGTCGGCCACACCGACGGGCCGATGCTGATCATCGGCGGCCCGGGCACCGGTAAGACCAGCACCCTGGTCGAGGCGGTCGCCGCCCGGGTGGCCGAGGGGGTCGACCCCGAGCGGATCCTGGTGCTCACCTTCGCCCGGCGGCAGGCCACCGACCTGCGCCACCGGATCGAGGCGCGGATCGCCGGGGCCGGCGATCTCCCGGAGAACGGGCGGGCGGGGAGCAGCACCGCGGCCCGGCCCGCCCGAGTGGTCCGCGAGCCGCTGGTGCGCACCTTCCCCGCGTACGCCTTCGGGCTGCTCCGCCGCGCCGCCGCCGAGCGGGGCGAGCCGTCACCCCGGCTGCTCACCGGTCCCGAGCAGGATCTGATCATCCGCGAGCTGCTCGACGTGGTGGGCGAGGAGCCCGGCGACGACCCGATCGGCTGGCCGGAGGACCTGCGCCCCGCGCTGCGTACCCGGGCCTTCGCCGGCCAGCTGCGCGACCTGCTGATGCGGGCCGCCGAGCGCGGCGTCGGGCCGGTCGAGCTGGCCCGCCTCGGCGAGAAGCTCGGCCGCGCCGACTGGCCGGCCGCCGCCCGCTTCCTCCGCGAGTACGTCGCCGTGCTCGCCCTGCGCGACGTCGCCAACCGCGGCTCGATCGCGTACGACCCGGCGGAGCTGGTCCGCGCCGCCACCGGGATGCTGCTGGACGACCCCGAGCTGCTGGCGGCCGAGCGGCGCCGGCTGGCCCACGTCTACGTCGACGAACTGGCCGACACCGACCCCGCCCAGCAGGAGCTGCTCGCCGTCATCGCCGGCGGCGGCAAGCCCCTGGTCGCGTTCGCCGACCCGGACTCCTCCACGTACGCCTTCCGGGGCGCCGACCCGGCCGTGGTGCACACCTTCCCGCACCGGTTCCGGACGGCCTCCGGCGCGCCGGCCGCGCAGGTGGTGCTGACCACGTCGTACCGGGCCGGGGCGGGGCTGCTCGCCGCCACCGGGCGGCTGGCCCGGCGGCTGCGCGGCCCGGCCGCGCACCGGGCCCTGCACCCGCTGCCCGACGCGCCGCCCGGCACGGTGCAGGTGCGCACGTTCCGCTCCGGCACCAGTGAGTCGGCCTGGCTCGCGCACGCGCTGCGGTCGGCGCACCTGCTCGACGGGGTGCCCTGGTCGCGGATGGCGGTGCTGGTCCGCTCGACCAACCTGCACCTGCCCTCGCTGCGCCGGGCCCTGCACACCGCCGGGGTGCCGACCGTGGTGCACGGCGAGGACCTGCCGCTGCACCTGCAACCCGCGGTGGCGCCGCTGCTGCTCCTGCTGCGCTGCGCGCTGGAGCCGGACCGGCTGGACGAGGAGACCGCCGTCGCCCTGCTCCACTCGCCGCTGGGCGGCGCCGACCCGCTCGCCGAGCGACGGCTGCGCCAGGGGCTGCGGGCGCTCGCGCTGGCGGCCGGGGACCGCCGCCCCTCCGGCGAGCTGATCGTCGAGGCGCTGCGCGACCCGGCCGAGCTGGCCGCCATCGACCGGCGCTGGGTCGAGCCGGCCCGGACGGTGGCCGAGTTGCTCGCCACCGCGCGGACGGCGGCGGCCACCCCCGGTGCCACCGCCGAGGACGTGCTCTGGGCGGTGTGGCGGGCCAGCGGCCTCGCCGAGCGCTGGGCCGGGGCGATCAACCGGGGCCGGGCCGCCACCGGCGAGCACGAGACCGCCCAGCGCTGGCGGGCCGAGGCAGCCGACCGCGACCTCGACGCGGTGATGGTGCTCTTCGACGCCGCCGCCCGCTTCACCGACCGGCTGCCCGGCGCGCGTACCGAGGTCTTCCTCGACCACGTCCTCGGCCAGGACCTGCCGGCCGACACCCTGGCCGCCAGCGCCGACCGGGGCGAGGCGGTCCGGCTGCTCACCGCCCACGCGGCCAAGGGCCTCGAGTGGGACCTGGTCGCCGTCGCCGGGGTCCAGGAGGGGATCTGGCCCGACCTCCGGCTGCGCGGCAGCCTGCTCGGCTCCGAGCGACTGGTCGACGTGCTCGCCGGCCGGGCCGACGGCGCCGGCACCCGGGCCAGCCTGGTCGGCCAGACCTCCGCCCTGCTCGACGAGGAGCGTCGCCTCTTCCACGTCGCGGTGACCCGGGCCCGGCGCCGGCTGCTGGTCACCGCGGTCGCCTCGGCGGCGGTCGGCGGCGACGACCACGAGGAACAGCCGAGCCGCTTCCTGCACGAGCTGGGCACCACCGAGCCCCCCGCGACCGGGGCCGGCGGCCCCGCGCCGACCCACCCGGTGCCCGGACCGAAGCCGACCGGCCCGGCGCCCGGTTCGACGCCGACCGGCCCGGCCCTCGGCTTGACGCCGACCGACTTGACGCCGACCGGATCGAAGGCGACCGGCCGGACGGCGGATCGACCGGGCGACGGCGCGGCAGCGGCCGTCCCGGCGGCGGACCGGCCGGGCGACCGGGCCGCGGTGACGGGCCCCGTCGCCGACCGGCCGGGCGACGGCGCCGCGGCGAACGCCCCGGACCGGCCCGGCGACCGTGCCGCGCGGACCGGCCGGGTCGCCCCCGACCGCCCGGGCGACGGCGCCGCCCTGACCGCCTCGGCGGCAACGGCCCGGCCCGGCGCCACCGTGTCGTCGGCCGTGGACGACGACGAGCCGCACCAACCCGGGGAGCTGCCGGTCGGGCGTCCGCCCCGGGCGCTCACCCTGTCCGCGCTGGTCGCGGAGCTGCGTACCGCGGTCACCGACCCGGCGGCGCCGCCCGCCCGGCGGCGCGCGGCGGCGGCCGAGCTGGCGCGCCTGGCCGCCGCCGGCATCCCCGGCGCCCACCCGGACGACTGGTGGGGCCTGCGCGGCCTCTCCGACGACCGGCCGCTGGTCGACGAGGGCGAGCCGGTCCGGGTCACCCCGTCGGCAATGGAGAGCGCGTTGCGGTGCAGCCTGCGCTGGCTGCTGGAACGGCACGGCGGCAGCGGCCCGGCCAGCGCCGCGCAGGGCGTCGGCAACCTGGTGCACGCCGCCGCGATGCTCGCCGAGGACGCCAGCGCCGACCGCACCGCCCTGCTGGAGTACGTTGCCGCCCGGTTCGACGCGATCGAGTTGGCCGCCCGGTGGATGGTCGGTCCGGAACGCTTTCGTGCCGAGGCCATGGTGGACAAGCTGCTGCGCTGGCTCGCCGGCAACCCGCGCCGGCTGCTCGCCATCGAGCACGAGTTCGCCGTCCGCCTCGACGACCCGACCCGCCCGGTCGAGCTGACCGGCCGGGTCGACCGGCTGGAGGTCGACGCCGACGGCCGGCTCGTGGTGATCGATCTGAAGACCGGCAAGTCGACGGCGGTCACCGAGCGGGAGGTGGCCGAGCACCCGCAGCTCGGGGCGTACCAGGCAGCGGTGGAGGCGGGGGCGTTCGCCGAGTTCGGCGAGGAGTCCGGCGGTGCCGCGCTGGTGCAGCTCGGCACGGGGGCGAAGGATGCCAAGGAGCAGGCCCAGGCCGCCGCCGGGGAGGGTCCGGAGGCCGGCTGGGCCACCGCCCTGGTCCGGCGCACCGCCGATACGATGGCCGCCGCCACCTTCGCCGCGGTCGCCAACTCGAAGTGCCGGGTCTGCCCGGTGCGCACCAGCTGCCCGGTCTCGGGGCAGGGGCGTCAGGTCGTCGAGCCGCCAACGACCCGGACTCCGGAGGACCGCCCGTGA
- the dapE gene encoding succinyl-diaminopimelate desuccinylase, with protein sequence MENPLTPEVLADPVALTRALVDIESVSLNEKAIADCVEEVLRGVPHLATFRHNNTVMARTDLGRASRVVLAGHLDTVPLNDNFPSTMRGDLMYGCGTSDMKSGVAFALHLAVTLPDPRYDVTYFFYEAEEIESRYNGLTLVSQAHPEWLEADFAVLLEPTYGIVEAGCQGTMRAVVTTHGERAHAARSWHGVNAIHGAGEVLRRLGAYEARRVTIDGCDYREGLNAVRIAGGVAGNVVPDRCEIEINYRYAPDRDPAAAEAHLREVFAGFDLTVTDAAAGAAPGLESPAAQEFLAAVGAAPIGKLGWTDVARFAAMGIPALNFGPGDPNLAHHKDEHVEITKIRDGAATLHRWLASA encoded by the coding sequence ATGGAGAACCCGCTGACCCCCGAGGTCTTGGCTGATCCGGTGGCCCTGACCCGTGCCCTGGTCGACATAGAGTCCGTCTCCCTCAACGAGAAGGCCATCGCCGACTGCGTCGAGGAGGTGCTGCGGGGCGTGCCGCACCTGGCCACGTTCCGACACAACAACACGGTGATGGCCCGTACCGACCTGGGCCGGGCCTCCCGGGTGGTGCTCGCGGGCCACCTGGACACGGTGCCGCTGAACGACAACTTCCCGTCGACGATGCGCGGCGACCTGATGTACGGCTGCGGCACCTCGGACATGAAGTCCGGCGTGGCGTTCGCCCTGCACCTGGCGGTGACCCTGCCCGACCCGCGCTACGACGTGACGTACTTCTTCTACGAGGCCGAGGAGATCGAGTCGAGGTACAACGGGCTCACCCTGGTCTCGCAGGCGCACCCGGAGTGGCTGGAGGCCGACTTCGCGGTGCTGCTGGAGCCGACGTACGGGATCGTCGAGGCCGGCTGCCAGGGCACCATGCGGGCGGTCGTCACCACGCACGGCGAGCGCGCCCACGCCGCCCGGTCCTGGCACGGGGTGAACGCCATCCACGGCGCGGGCGAGGTGCTGCGCCGGTTGGGGGCGTACGAGGCCCGACGGGTCACCATCGACGGCTGCGACTACCGCGAGGGACTGAACGCGGTGCGGATCGCCGGCGGCGTGGCCGGCAACGTCGTCCCGGACCGCTGCGAGATCGAGATCAACTACCGGTACGCCCCGGACCGCGACCCGGCGGCCGCCGAGGCGCACCTGCGGGAGGTCTTCGCCGGCTTCGACCTGACGGTGACCGACGCGGCGGCGGGCGCGGCGCCCGGCCTGGAGTCGCCCGCGGCGCAGGAGTTCCTCGCCGCCGTCGGCGCCGCGCCGATCGGCAAGCTGGGCTGGACGGACGTGGCCCGGTTCGCGGCGATGGGCATCCCGGCGCTGAACTTCGGCCCCGGCGACCCCAATCTGGCCCATCACAAGGACGAGCACGTCGAGATCACCAAGATCCGCGACGGCGCCGCCACCCTGCACCGCTGGCTCGCCTCCGCCTGA
- a CDS encoding LOG family protein, giving the protein MSQSNGRQPGRDPERHRGAVTLRRGAIPTSTADQRLLDSRGRGDWKTKDAWRALRILSEFVEGFDTLADLPPAVSVFGSARSNPDSPECRLAEELGAALARAGYAVITGGGPGVMEAANRGASDAGGLSVGLGIELPFEQGLNDWVDLAIDFRYFFARKTMFVKYAQAFVVLPGGFGTMDELFEALTLVQTGKVTRFPVVLMGTAYWRGLLDWLRDSMAAEGKIGPVDLDLICLTDDVDAAVRHIVEAEAALSAEQEAVREEAVARAAADQQAAADSAGNRAPGGGPAGPTGSGPGRRG; this is encoded by the coding sequence ATGAGCCAGAGCAACGGGCGGCAGCCGGGCCGCGATCCGGAGCGGCACCGGGGCGCGGTCACGCTGCGCCGCGGCGCGATCCCGACCAGCACCGCCGACCAGCGGCTGCTCGACTCCCGGGGCCGGGGCGACTGGAAGACCAAGGACGCCTGGCGCGCGCTGCGGATCCTCTCCGAGTTCGTGGAGGGCTTCGACACCCTGGCCGACCTGCCGCCCGCCGTCAGCGTCTTCGGCTCCGCCCGCAGCAACCCGGACAGCCCCGAGTGCCGGCTGGCCGAGGAGCTGGGCGCCGCTTTGGCCCGGGCCGGCTACGCCGTGATCACCGGCGGCGGGCCGGGTGTGATGGAGGCGGCCAACCGGGGGGCCAGCGACGCCGGCGGGCTCTCCGTCGGGCTCGGCATCGAACTCCCCTTCGAGCAGGGGCTCAACGACTGGGTCGACCTGGCCATCGACTTCCGGTACTTCTTCGCCCGCAAGACCATGTTCGTCAAGTACGCCCAGGCGTTCGTGGTGCTGCCCGGCGGCTTCGGCACCATGGACGAGCTCTTCGAGGCGCTCACCCTGGTGCAGACCGGCAAGGTCACCCGGTTCCCGGTGGTGCTGATGGGCACCGCGTACTGGCGGGGGCTGCTCGACTGGCTGCGGGACAGCATGGCCGCCGAGGGCAAGATCGGGCCGGTCGACCTGGACCTGATCTGCCTCACCGACGACGTGGACGCCGCCGTCCGGCACATCGTCGAGGCCGAGGCCGCCCTCTCCGCCGAGCAGGAAGCCGTACGGGAGGAGGCCGTCGCCCGGGCCGCCGCCGACCAGCAGGCCGCCGCGGACAGCGCGGGCAACCGCGCACCGGGCGGCGGGCCGGCCGGTCCGACCGGGTCGGGCCCAGGCCGGCGGGGCTGA
- a CDS encoding LOG family protein: protein MAAICVFCASSRTLDRRWLELAAETGAELARRGHTLVSGGGCVGMMGALADGARAAGGRTLGVIPQALVDLEVADLASDELLVTDGMASRKTLMVDKSDAFLTLPGGLGTLDELFEVWTTATLALHTKPMVLVDIDGFYRPLLDWLATLADQTFLKPAGLDLLRVADTVPAALDLLESHLT, encoded by the coding sequence GTGGCGGCCATCTGCGTCTTCTGCGCCTCCTCCCGCACCCTCGACCGGCGCTGGCTGGAGTTGGCGGCCGAGACGGGCGCGGAGCTCGCCAGGCGCGGACACACCCTGGTCAGCGGCGGTGGCTGCGTCGGGATGATGGGCGCCCTGGCCGACGGCGCGCGGGCGGCCGGCGGGCGCACCCTCGGGGTGATCCCGCAGGCGCTGGTCGACCTGGAAGTCGCCGACCTGGCCTCCGACGAGCTGCTGGTCACCGACGGGATGGCCAGTCGCAAGACGCTGATGGTCGACAAGTCGGACGCCTTCCTCACCCTGCCGGGCGGGCTGGGCACCCTGGACGAGCTCTTCGAGGTCTGGACCACCGCCACGCTGGCCCTGCACACCAAGCCGATGGTGCTGGTCGACATCGACGGCTTCTACCGCCCGCTGCTGGACTGGCTCGCCACCCTCGCCGACCAGACCTTCCTCAAACCCGCCGGCCTCGACCTCCTCCGGGTCGCCGACACCGTCCCCGCCGCCCTCGACCTCCTCGAATCCCACCTCACCTGA
- the dapD gene encoding 2,3,4,5-tetrahydropyridine-2,6-dicarboxylate N-succinyltransferase, whose amino-acid sequence MTSAVPAWGIGLATVTADDQVLDTWYPTGKLGLGELPLVPGEDQGDVLDLPPGAIGERPLPGLRTVEVTTVIGSLDDPIKDAANAYLRLHLLSHRLVRPNEVNLDGIFGKLANVAWTSAGPCPPERVDELRVIERAAGRYLAVYGVDKFPRMTDYVVPSGVRIADADRVRLGAHLAAGTTVMHEGFVNFNAGTLGTSMVEGRIVQGVLVGDGSDIGGGASIMGTLSGGGTEKVSIGERSLIGANAGVGISLGDDCVVEAGCYITAASKITLPDGRVVKARELSGVDGLLFWRNSVTGALEAKQRTGKGIELNAALHAND is encoded by the coding sequence GTGACGTCCGCAGTACCCGCCTGGGGCATCGGCCTGGCCACCGTCACCGCTGACGACCAGGTGCTCGACACCTGGTACCCGACCGGCAAGCTCGGACTCGGCGAGCTGCCGCTGGTCCCCGGCGAGGACCAGGGCGACGTGCTCGACCTGCCGCCGGGCGCGATCGGCGAGCGGCCGCTGCCGGGTCTGCGTACCGTCGAGGTCACCACCGTGATCGGCTCGCTGGACGACCCGATCAAGGACGCCGCCAACGCGTACCTCCGGTTGCACCTGCTCTCCCACCGCCTGGTGCGGCCCAACGAGGTCAACCTGGACGGCATCTTCGGCAAGCTGGCGAACGTGGCCTGGACGTCGGCGGGGCCGTGCCCGCCGGAGCGGGTCGACGAGCTGCGGGTGATCGAGCGGGCCGCCGGCCGGTACCTGGCGGTGTACGGAGTGGACAAGTTCCCCCGGATGACCGACTACGTGGTTCCCTCCGGGGTCCGGATCGCCGACGCGGACCGGGTCCGGCTCGGCGCGCACCTGGCCGCCGGCACCACCGTGATGCACGAGGGCTTCGTCAACTTCAACGCCGGCACGCTGGGCACCTCGATGGTCGAGGGGCGGATCGTGCAGGGCGTCCTGGTCGGTGACGGCTCCGACATCGGCGGCGGGGCGTCGATCATGGGCACCCTCTCCGGCGGCGGCACCGAGAAGGTCAGCATCGGCGAGCGGAGCCTGATCGGCGCCAACGCCGGGGTCGGCATCTCGCTCGGCGACGACTGCGTGGTCGAGGCGGGCTGCTACATCACCGCCGCGTCGAAGATCACCCTGCCCGACGGCCGGGTGGTCAAGGCCCGCGAGCTCTCCGGTGTGGACGGCCTGCTCTTCTGGCGCAACTCGGTCACCGGCGCGCTGGAGGCGAAGCAGCGCACCGGCAAGGGCATCGAGCTGAACGCCGCCCTGCACGCCAACGACTGA